The following nucleotide sequence is from Saccharothrix texasensis.
GGCCTCGCGGACGAGGCCGCCGACCTGATCCGGGAAGCGATCTTCGCGGGCGTGTTCCCGCCCGGCTCGCCGGTGCGCGAGGTGGAGCTGGCCGCGTCGCTGGACGTCAGTCGCGGCTCGGTGCGCGAAGGCCTCGCCGTGCTGGCGCGCGAAGGGCTCGTGCGCAGCGCCTGGCACCGGGGAGCCAGGGTCGTCGACCTCACCGCGCAGGACGCCGAGGAGGTCTACTCGGTCCGCGCCGCGCTGGAGGGGCTGGCGGGCCGTCGCGCGATCGGGCGGGTCGACCTGGACGCGCTCGGCGCGCTGGTCGACGACATGGCCCGCCGGCTCGCCGCGGGCGCGCCGAGCGACGAGCTGCTCGCGCTGGACATGGAGTTCCACGACACGATCTACCGCTCCGCCGACAACCGGCGCCTGCTCGAGGCGTGGCGCGCCGTGCGGTCGCAGGTGCACCTGTTCCAGCTCACCCGCATCCGCCTCGGCCACCACGACTACCGCGCGGTGGTCGTGGACGAGCACCGGCAGATCGTGCGCCTGCTCGACGCGGGCGACGCCGCCGAGGTCACCCGCTTCGCCGAGGAGCACGTCCACTCGGCGATGCGGGTGCTCGTCGGTCAGCTCGACGGTTCGACGACCGAGACCTCCGGGTAGCTCGCCGACGCCCGGTCCAGCAGCGGCTGCGGCTCACCGCGCAGGTGCAGGTCGAAGAACGCCCGCACGTACGCGCGGGTGATCGCCGCGCCGCGCTCGCCGTCCACCTCCGCGCCGAAGTCCAGGCCCAGCTGCGGCCCCACCACCCCGAGGTCGGTGAACGACGGGTGCTCGGCGCCCGCCACCACCAGCCACCGCTTCCAGCCGGTCAGCGACGGCCAGTGGGCCGCCCAGGTGTCGGCCGCGCCGCCGGGCGCGCCCGGCGCGTAGGCGTTCCGCCGGCCCAGCAGCATGACCGGGCGGGACAGGGCCGGTTCGGTCCCGGGGGTGTCGATGGAGCCGTCCACGTCGATCGCGGCGCGGATGCGCCCGTCGGCGCGGGCCGCGGCGAGGCTGCTCGCACCGCCGACCGAGTGGCCGCCCACGGCGATCCGCGAGGCGTCGACCAGGTTCGCGCCGGGCCGGTGGCGCAGCGGTCCGGTGAGCTGGTCCAGCACGAACGACACGTCCGCCGCCCGCCCGTCCCGGAGCTTCACCCAGAACTCGACGTCGTGCCGGCCGCAGGCGGCGCACGGCGCGACCCGCCCGTCCGGGAACGTGGTGGCGACGTTCTCGTAGGTGTGGTCGACCACCACGACGACGTAACCGTGGCTCGCCAGGTCCTCCGCCAGCGCGGTCAGGGTGGCGCGCGGCCTCTTGAACCCGGGCGACAGCACGACCAGCGGCAGGCCGTGCCGACGGCCCGCCGGTCGCGCGTCCACGACGGCGTGGGTCCGGACGGTGCTCAACACGTCGGCCGGCAGGGTGGTGACGCCCGCCTCGTCGAGCACCGCCGCCGACTCGGCCGCCGTCAGGTACTGCTTCTTCGGCCCGTGCGCCGACGCCGCCGGGTAGAAGAGGGAGACCATCAGCTCCCGGTTCGTCGTCGGCACCCACGGGTCGGGCCGCGAGGGGTCGGTCAGGTGCAGCGAGGTCGTGCCCACCGCGTGCCGGCCGGTCGGCGCGGGCAGGTGGGGCGTCGGGTCGTCGGCGGCGGGGCCGGCGCCGGTCGGCGAGGCGGACGCGGGCGTGGCGGACAGGACGAGCGCCAGTGCGATCAGGACTGTGGGACCGCGCAT
It contains:
- a CDS encoding GntR family transcriptional regulator; protein product: MSTFDIMQLRKADRRGLADEAADLIREAIFAGVFPPGSPVREVELAASLDVSRGSVREGLAVLAREGLVRSAWHRGARVVDLTAQDAEEVYSVRAALEGLAGRRAIGRVDLDALGALVDDMARRLAAGAPSDELLALDMEFHDTIYRSADNRRLLEAWRAVRSQVHLFQLTRIRLGHHDYRAVVVDEHRQIVRLLDAGDAAEVTRFAEEHVHSAMRVLVGQLDGSTTETSG
- a CDS encoding alpha/beta hydrolase family protein, coding for MRGPTVLIALALVLSATPASASPTGAGPAADDPTPHLPAPTGRHAVGTTSLHLTDPSRPDPWVPTTNRELMVSLFYPAASAHGPKKQYLTAAESAAVLDEAGVTTLPADVLSTVRTHAVVDARPAGRRHGLPLVVLSPGFKRPRATLTALAEDLASHGYVVVVVDHTYENVATTFPDGRVAPCAACGRHDVEFWVKLRDGRAADVSFVLDQLTGPLRHRPGANLVDASRIAVGGHSVGGASSLAAARADGRIRAAIDVDGSIDTPGTEPALSRPVMLLGRRNAYAPGAPGGAADTWAAHWPSLTGWKRWLVVAGAEHPSFTDLGVVGPQLGLDFGAEVDGERGAAITRAYVRAFFDLHLRGEPQPLLDRASASYPEVSVVEPSS